A stretch of Fimbriimonadaceae bacterium DNA encodes these proteins:
- the sigH gene encoding RNA polymerase sporulation sigma factor SigH, with product MASVGVYARGNRFTYMPDEEVVHLARCGNEGATEFLITRYRPLVENKAKAYFVMGADRDDVIQEGMIGLYKAIRDFRSDRLSKFRPFAELCVTRQIITAVKTATRQKHVPLNGYVSLNRALGAEGADGSLIDVLPDQAGPDPERAAIATRLPRNLHELVQHALSDLEHSVLRCYLDGMSYREMSRELKCHTKSIDNALQRVKRKIGLILRD from the coding sequence TTGGCTAGCGTCGGGGTTTACGCTCGTGGCAACCGTTTCACCTACATGCCGGACGAGGAGGTGGTTCACCTTGCTCGATGCGGCAACGAGGGCGCGACGGAGTTCCTGATCACGCGTTACCGTCCTCTCGTCGAAAACAAAGCCAAGGCCTACTTCGTGATGGGCGCCGATCGGGACGACGTCATCCAAGAGGGCATGATCGGCCTCTACAAGGCGATCCGGGACTTCCGGAGCGATCGCCTGAGCAAGTTCCGACCGTTTGCCGAGCTGTGCGTGACGCGCCAGATTATCACGGCCGTCAAGACCGCGACCCGCCAAAAACACGTCCCTTTGAACGGCTACGTCTCCCTCAATCGGGCGCTGGGGGCGGAGGGCGCCGACGGGTCGCTGATCGACGTCCTTCCCGACCAAGCCGGCCCCGATCCCGAGCGGGCCGCGATCGCGACGCGTCTGCCCCGGAACCTCCACGAGCTCGTCCAGCACGCGCTGAGCGACCTCGAACACTCGGTACTCCGGTGCTACCTCGACGGGATGTCGTACCGCGAAATGAGTCGCGAACTTAAATGCCATACCAAGTCCATCGATAACGCCCTGCAGCGTGTCAAGCGAAAGATCGGCTTGATCCTGCGGGACTAG
- a CDS encoding response regulator transcription factor: MRIVIVCREGLLREGIVCLLTYVGGFQVVSSEGRLKAAVARAKEQDIDVIVVDEKAVDAADWEHVTGLRESQQISVVCLAGDITNRRGPLPIDTEVERNANGIELIRAIREAKHGEELASAGKGVRVRERMTPYGMAQDLSPRELEVAQLVAKGLPNRRIATITGLQEQSVKNLVSTIMRKLRCENRVQVALCLSTGKPGGVQAD, encoded by the coding sequence ATGAGAATAGTAATCGTTTGCCGTGAAGGCCTTCTTCGTGAAGGCATCGTCTGTCTTCTCACGTACGTTGGCGGCTTCCAAGTCGTCAGCAGCGAGGGTCGCCTCAAGGCGGCGGTCGCCCGTGCCAAGGAGCAGGATATCGACGTGATCGTCGTCGACGAGAAAGCCGTCGACGCCGCGGACTGGGAGCACGTGACGGGTCTGCGCGAAAGCCAGCAGATCAGTGTCGTCTGCCTTGCGGGCGACATCACGAACCGACGGGGGCCCTTGCCCATCGACACCGAAGTGGAGCGCAATGCGAACGGCATCGAGCTGATCCGCGCGATCCGCGAGGCCAAGCACGGCGAAGAGCTCGCCAGCGCGGGCAAAGGCGTTCGCGTCCGCGAGCGGATGACCCCGTACGGCATGGCGCAAGACCTCAGCCCGCGCGAACTCGAAGTCGCCCAACTCGTGGCCAAGGGTCTTCCCAACCGCCGCATCGCCACGATCACCGGCCTCCAAGAGCAGAGCGTCAAGAACCTCGTCAGCACGATCATGCGCAAGCTCCGCTGCGAGAATCGGGTGCAGGTCGCGCTTTGCCTGTCGACAGGCAAGCCCGGCGGCGTCCAGGCCGATTGA
- a CDS encoding RecX family transcriptional regulator translates to MGSEFAKALELALAKLASADRFESEIASALERKGFSDEIGAVLERLRSRRLVSDERVAEGVARARSGKRACGDRSLRAELTRRGAPAACIDAVLAQLPPERERAEAWLATLKPTLAEPARVARRLVGRGFSEETIREIVEPLLEAGESL, encoded by the coding sequence ATGGGTTCGGAGTTTGCGAAGGCTCTGGAACTCGCGCTTGCCAAGCTCGCCTCTGCGGACCGGTTCGAGTCCGAGATCGCTTCGGCCTTGGAGCGGAAGGGATTTTCTGATGAGATCGGCGCCGTGTTGGAGCGACTTCGCTCTCGAAGACTGGTCAGCGACGAGCGGGTCGCCGAGGGGGTCGCGCGCGCGCGGTCTGGAAAGCGGGCGTGCGGCGATCGCTCCCTGCGCGCCGAATTGACCCGCCGGGGAGCCCCGGCCGCCTGCATCGACGCCGTGCTCGCACAACTTCCTCCCGAGCGCGAACGGGCGGAAGCCTGGTTGGCGACCCTGAAGCCGACGCTTGCGGAGCCCGCCCGCGTGGCTCGCCGGCTCGTGGGCCGCGGGTTCTCCGAGGAGACGATTCGCGAGATCGTCGAGCCTCTGCTCGAGGCGGGGGAGTCCCTTTGA
- a CDS encoding phosphatidate cytidylyltransferase — MKTRVATAFVAAVPVLAAVAYAGRWPLLLIAAAASLVATYELSALARIADRRVSFFALLVGAVLAASVVYPNTRFPLAAALCAGVTVLGVLAAARLRSHGGSILVFEAATLWIVGPLVALASLHAARATEAVWQPANVVLLALVPIWVGDSAAMLVGKAWGKRLLAPALSPKKTVEGALANLVGCVAAALLLGPWLEVAWPFALGAGLACGVLGQAGDLFQSSLKRAADLKDSGSILPGHGGLLDRIDSLLFAAPAVAAILAVPGALHP, encoded by the coding sequence TTGAAGACTCGGGTAGCGACCGCCTTCGTCGCGGCCGTTCCCGTATTGGCCGCGGTCGCCTACGCTGGCAGATGGCCGCTGTTGCTGATTGCGGCAGCGGCCTCTCTCGTCGCCACCTATGAGCTGTCGGCGTTGGCGCGGATCGCCGACCGGCGTGTGAGCTTCTTCGCGTTGCTCGTCGGCGCGGTCTTGGCCGCAAGCGTCGTGTATCCCAACACCCGTTTCCCGCTCGCAGCCGCGCTTTGCGCGGGTGTCACCGTGCTGGGCGTGCTCGCCGCGGCCCGCCTCCGCAGCCACGGGGGTTCGATCCTCGTGTTCGAGGCCGCCACCTTGTGGATCGTGGGACCGCTCGTCGCGCTCGCCTCCTTGCACGCGGCGCGGGCGACGGAGGCGGTTTGGCAACCTGCGAACGTCGTCCTGCTCGCGCTGGTTCCCATCTGGGTGGGCGACTCGGCGGCGATGCTCGTGGGAAAGGCGTGGGGCAAACGCCTGTTGGCTCCCGCCCTCTCGCCCAAGAAGACGGTGGAAGGGGCGCTGGCCAACTTGGTCGGATGCGTCGCAGCAGCCCTCTTGCTGGGACCCTGGCTCGAAGTGGCGTGGCCTTTCGCCCTCGGCGCAGGCCTCGCCTGCGGCGTTCTCGGCCAGGCGGGAGACCTGTTCCAGAGCAGCCTGAAACGCGCCGCGGACCTCAAAGACAGCGGCTCGATTCTGCCGGGCCACGGGGGACTGCTCGACCGGATCGACTCCCTGCTCTTCGCCGCGCCCGCCGTGGCCGCGATCCTGGCCGTTCCCGGTGCGCTGCACCCGTAG
- a CDS encoding HD domain-containing protein yields the protein MIIDPLELGLILVGTTGLGALLALVFERSRAKRTPEAKTPPFVQLDEAAFRGQLEARVQALEQEADQRARRTLLAAIERVAVPVTAESVQAVVPLASEDLKGRIIGREGRNLRSFEQVAGVELLVEEGSPSVAISCLDPVRREIARRTLEALLEEGKIQPARIEETHGRTRAAFERELPDIGREAARRAGVGGLPPSTLKVLGALRYRSSASQNVLEHSIECADLAARLAAEVGADPDVARRAALLHDLGKALGEEWPGPHAVAGAAFLRSAGESDRVCHAVEAHHSDVEPKTAEAAVVRIADAVSSSRPGARKQDLEAFLERIAALEAVARAEPGVQDAYALRAGRELRVVVEPDAVGEREAEGLARRVAALLGDQPEFRGPVDVVVVRETRHRAIADGEVP from the coding sequence TTGATCATCGACCCCCTCGAACTGGGGCTGATCCTCGTGGGGACCACGGGGCTCGGCGCCCTGCTCGCGCTCGTTTTCGAGCGCAGCCGCGCCAAGCGAACGCCCGAAGCGAAGACCCCTCCTTTCGTGCAACTCGACGAAGCGGCGTTTCGCGGGCAGTTGGAGGCCCGAGTCCAAGCCCTGGAGCAGGAGGCGGACCAGCGTGCCCGCCGAACGCTGCTCGCCGCCATCGAGCGGGTTGCGGTCCCGGTCACCGCCGAATCGGTGCAGGCCGTGGTCCCGCTCGCGAGCGAAGATCTCAAGGGACGCATCATCGGGCGGGAGGGGCGAAACCTCCGCTCGTTCGAGCAGGTCGCGGGCGTCGAGCTTCTCGTCGAGGAAGGGTCGCCGAGCGTCGCGATCTCGTGCCTGGACCCCGTGCGGCGCGAAATCGCCCGGCGTACGTTGGAGGCGTTGCTCGAAGAGGGCAAGATCCAACCCGCCCGGATCGAGGAGACCCACGGCCGGACGCGGGCGGCCTTCGAGCGCGAGCTGCCCGACATCGGGCGCGAGGCGGCCCGGCGCGCCGGCGTCGGGGGTCTGCCCCCCTCCACCCTCAAGGTTCTTGGCGCGTTGCGCTACCGGTCGAGCGCTTCGCAGAACGTCCTCGAACACAGCATCGAGTGCGCGGACCTCGCCGCGCGACTGGCAGCCGAGGTCGGCGCCGACCCGGACGTCGCCAGGCGCGCGGCCCTCTTGCACGATCTGGGCAAAGCATTGGGAGAGGAGTGGCCCGGCCCGCACGCCGTCGCGGGCGCCGCCTTCTTGCGGTCCGCGGGCGAGAGCGACCGGGTGTGCCACGCCGTCGAAGCGCACCATTCGGACGTCGAGCCCAAGACGGCCGAAGCCGCGGTCGTGCGGATCGCGGACGCGGTCAGCAGCTCTAGACCCGGCGCGCGAAAGCAGGATCTGGAGGCGTTCCTCGAGCGGATCGCCGCCCTCGAGGCCGTGGCGCGCGCCGAGCCAGGGGTTCAGGACGCCTACGCCCTCCGCGCCGGTCGCGAACTCCGCGTGGTCGTCGAGCCCGACGCAGTTGGCGAGCGCGAGGCCGAAGGGCTCGCCAGGCGCGTCGCGGCGCTGCTGGGGGACCAGCCGGAGTTCCGCGGTCCGGTCGATGTCGTCGTGGTCCGCGAGACCAGGCACCGAGCGATCGCAGACGGTGAGGTACCGTAG
- a CDS encoding PKD domain-containing protein has protein sequence MMLATMAGAMCAGAVAQSGVLYAPGRTIDDQGIVLRSWGSGAASQTDEAAYEGIYSVRVSTRNFFQGGILNFANTPDLATLYPDKNNLLRLTFRVADLNLTLGGGGGKGDAQGGAIGGLAGGGGGVAGTAGGKGGGRGAAQGGGQSEKAALKELRFVITTTDGKRSEAYVPIDTSSSGDRGWRTTAIPLQAIAGFDKTNKIVSSVALAGDATAVFYVGDLRVINDSTPISGEPNVTKLNLALGDEVQLWAYGYGGASVLTYKWDFDSKDGIQVDAESQVVKRKFRKPGKYTITVTIADKYGLKKPYTTTIDVTVNP, from the coding sequence ATGATGTTGGCAACAATGGCAGGGGCGATGTGCGCGGGCGCGGTCGCCCAGAGTGGGGTGCTCTACGCACCGGGCAGGACGATCGACGACCAGGGGATCGTGCTCCGCTCGTGGGGCAGCGGTGCGGCGAGCCAAACCGACGAGGCCGCGTACGAAGGCATCTACTCGGTGCGCGTCTCGACCCGCAACTTCTTCCAGGGGGGCATCTTGAACTTCGCCAACACCCCGGACTTGGCCACCCTGTATCCCGACAAGAACAACCTCTTGCGCCTGACGTTCCGCGTCGCGGACCTCAACCTCACGCTCGGCGGGGGCGGCGGCAAGGGCGATGCCCAGGGCGGCGCGATCGGCGGTCTTGCAGGGGGCGGCGGAGGCGTTGCCGGCACGGCCGGTGGAAAGGGGGGTGGCCGTGGGGCCGCGCAGGGCGGCGGCCAAAGCGAAAAGGCGGCGCTCAAGGAACTTCGGTTCGTCATCACCACGACCGACGGCAAGCGCAGCGAAGCGTACGTCCCGATCGACACCAGCAGCAGCGGCGATCGAGGCTGGCGGACGACCGCGATCCCCCTCCAGGCCATCGCAGGGTTCGACAAGACCAACAAGATCGTCAGTTCGGTGGCCCTCGCCGGAGACGCCACCGCGGTCTTCTACGTCGGCGATCTCCGAGTCATCAACGACAGCACCCCGATCAGCGGCGAACCCAACGTGACCAAACTCAACCTCGCGCTCGGGGACGAGGTCCAACTCTGGGCCTATGGGTACGGCGGAGCGAGCGTCCTCACTTACAAGTGGGACTTCGATTCGAAGGACGGCATCCAGGTCGATGCCGAAAGCCAGGTGGTCAAGCGCAAATTCCGCAAGCCGGGCAAGTACACCATCACGGTCACGATCGCCGACAAGTACGGGCTGAAGAAGCCCTACACGACCACGATCGACGTGACGGTCAACCCTTAA
- a CDS encoding TIGR00282 family metallophosphoesterase, producing MTYRILFLGDVVGKPGREALRLGLPTLRDRHAPSFTVVNGENSAGGVGITPAIAEEFFDLGIDAITLGNHAFNKREIYPYLDGDRPIVRPANLPKAAPGRGWVAVEKEGIRLAVANVCGRVFLDGYDDPFPAIERILEEAQTPHLLLDFHAEATSEKIAMSLYLDGRATAVLGTHTHVTTADERVLPGGTATITDVGMTGPIDSVLGMDPSVILKRFLTSLPQRFEVADKPGVISGVVLDVERVTGRARSIERVRWVHPDAARGRNE from the coding sequence ATGACGTACCGGATTCTGTTTCTTGGCGACGTGGTGGGCAAACCCGGCCGCGAGGCGTTGCGGCTGGGGCTCCCGACGTTGCGCGACCGCCACGCTCCGTCGTTTACGGTCGTCAACGGAGAGAACTCGGCGGGGGGCGTGGGGATCACGCCTGCGATCGCCGAGGAGTTCTTCGATCTCGGCATCGATGCGATCACGCTCGGGAACCACGCGTTCAACAAGCGGGAGATTTACCCCTACCTGGATGGCGACCGGCCGATCGTTCGGCCGGCGAACCTTCCCAAGGCGGCCCCGGGGCGGGGTTGGGTCGCCGTCGAGAAGGAGGGGATCCGCTTGGCCGTGGCCAACGTCTGCGGCCGCGTGTTCCTCGACGGGTACGACGATCCGTTCCCTGCGATCGAGCGAATCCTCGAGGAGGCCCAAACCCCGCACCTGCTCCTCGACTTCCATGCCGAGGCCACCAGCGAGAAGATCGCGATGAGCCTGTACCTCGACGGTCGCGCGACCGCGGTGCTTGGAACGCACACCCACGTGACGACCGCCGACGAACGCGTGCTGCCCGGAGGCACCGCAACGATCACGGACGTCGGGATGACGGGTCCCATCGACAGCGTGCTCGGGATGGATCCGAGCGTCATCCTCAAGCGGTTTCTCACGTCGCTGCCCCAACGATTTGAGGTCGCCGACAAACCTGGTGTAATCTCTGGTGTGGTCTTAGACGTCGAAAGGGTAACCGGCCGCGCCCGGTCCATCGAACGCGTTCGATGGGTCCACCCGGATGCGGCGCGCGGGAGGAACGAATGA